A region of Streptomyces sp. TG1A-60 DNA encodes the following proteins:
- the pcaG gene encoding protocatechuate 3,4-dioxygenase subunit alpha: MTKIDTSRPETVLPTPSHTVGPFYGHALPFPGGGDIAPVGHPGAIALQGYITDGRGSPLPDAFVELWGPDPDGNLPQVDGSMRRDPASGGFLGRNGVEFTGWGRVQTDANGHWTARTLRPGARGRSAPYISVCVFARGLLVHLFTRIYLPGDEAALAADPLLSQVDQTRRGTLIAEDRGNGTYRFDIRLQGEGETVFLEFQ, from the coding sequence ATGACGAAGATCGACACGAGCCGTCCGGAGACGGTGCTCCCCACCCCCTCACACACGGTCGGCCCCTTCTACGGCCACGCCCTGCCCTTCCCCGGCGGCGGCGACATCGCCCCCGTCGGCCACCCCGGCGCCATCGCCCTCCAGGGCTACATCACCGACGGCCGGGGCAGCCCGCTGCCGGACGCGTTCGTGGAGCTGTGGGGCCCGGACCCGGACGGAAACCTGCCGCAGGTCGACGGCTCCATGCGGCGCGACCCGGCGAGCGGTGGCTTCCTGGGCCGCAACGGCGTGGAGTTCACCGGCTGGGGACGCGTCCAGACCGACGCCAACGGGCACTGGACCGCTCGGACGCTGCGGCCCGGCGCGCGCGGGCGGAGCGCCCCGTACATCAGCGTGTGCGTCTTCGCACGCGGCCTGCTCGTACACCTGTTCACACGTATCTATCTGCCGGGCGACGAGGCCGCGCTGGCCGCCGACCCGCTGCTCTCCCAGGTGGACCAGACGCGCCGCGGCACGCTGATCGCCGAGGACCGGGGCAACGGCACCTACCGTTTCGACATCCGCCTTCAGGGCGAAGGCGAAACGGTCTTCCTGGAGTTCCAGTGA
- the pcaB gene encoding 3-carboxy-cis,cis-muconate cycloisomerase: protein MTSADAGTGLLAPGWAGSPAATATSDTAYLQALLDAEAALTRAQSTLGLAPAGAATAVTEAAGSGTFDLRSLAERARGGGNPVIPLVADLTEAVGAQHNPYVHRGATSQDIMDTATMLVAARTLALILADLGRTEAALAAIAAAHRDTAMPGRTLTQHAVPTTFGLKAAGWRSLILDARDRLAAVRAALPAQLGGAAGTLAAFTVFGSADTHALSTAYARELGLCAPELPWHSLRTPVADLAGGLAFAAGALGKIAVDVLTLARTEIAEVAEGSGGGSSAMPHKANPVRSTLIAAAARRAPQLAATLYGALAAEDERPAGAWHAEWEPLRDLLRLVGGAARDAVELTHGLRVNADAMRRHLDLTHGLIVSERLAAELAPLLGRARARELLTRAAGRAHAENRPLGELLAEERELKDLAREDLAALTDPTRYTGSAGALTDRALERR from the coding sequence GTGACTTCTGCCGACGCCGGCACCGGTCTGCTCGCCCCCGGGTGGGCCGGTTCCCCGGCCGCGACCGCGACGAGCGACACCGCCTATCTCCAGGCGCTTCTCGACGCCGAGGCCGCACTGACCCGGGCCCAGTCCACGCTCGGGCTCGCCCCCGCCGGGGCCGCGACGGCGGTGACCGAGGCGGCCGGGTCCGGCACCTTCGACCTACGGTCGCTCGCCGAGCGCGCCCGCGGCGGCGGGAACCCGGTGATCCCGCTGGTCGCGGACCTCACCGAGGCGGTCGGCGCACAGCACAACCCGTACGTCCACCGGGGCGCCACCAGCCAGGACATCATGGACACGGCGACGATGCTGGTCGCTGCCCGCACCCTCGCCCTGATCCTGGCCGACCTCGGCCGTACGGAGGCCGCGCTGGCCGCGATCGCCGCCGCGCACCGGGACACCGCGATGCCCGGACGGACCCTCACCCAGCACGCCGTGCCGACCACGTTCGGGCTGAAGGCGGCGGGCTGGCGCTCGCTGATCCTGGACGCCAGGGACCGGCTCGCCGCCGTACGGGCGGCCCTCCCCGCGCAACTCGGGGGCGCGGCGGGCACCTTGGCCGCCTTCACCGTCTTCGGTTCGGCCGACACCCATGCGTTGAGCACCGCGTACGCCCGTGAACTTGGCCTGTGTGCACCGGAGTTGCCCTGGCACAGCCTGCGCACGCCCGTCGCCGACCTCGCCGGCGGGCTCGCCTTCGCCGCCGGCGCTCTCGGCAAGATCGCGGTGGATGTGCTCACCCTGGCCCGAACGGAGATCGCGGAGGTCGCCGAGGGCAGCGGGGGTGGCTCGTCGGCGATGCCGCACAAGGCGAACCCCGTGCGCTCCACGCTGATCGCGGCGGCGGCCCGGCGGGCGCCCCAGCTCGCGGCGACGCTGTACGGCGCGCTGGCCGCCGAGGACGAGCGGCCGGCCGGGGCCTGGCACGCCGAGTGGGAGCCGTTGCGCGATCTGCTCCGGCTGGTCGGGGGCGCGGCCCGGGACGCGGTGGAACTCACGCACGGCCTGCGGGTGAACGCCGACGCGATGCGCCGACACCTGGACCTCACCCACGGGCTGATCGTCTCCGAACGGCTGGCCGCCGAGCTGGCCCCGCTGCTCGGCCGGGCCCGGGCCAGGGAGCTGCTCACCCGGGCCGCCGGACGCGCCCACGCCGAGAACCGGCCGTTGGGCGAACTGCTCGCCGAGGAGAGGGAGTTGAAGGACCTCGCCCGCGAAGACCTCGCGGCCCTCACCGATCCCACCCGCTACACCGGTTCCGCCGGAGCCCTCACCGACCGCGCCCTGGAGCGACGTTGA
- the pcaD gene encoding 3-oxoadipate enol-lactonase, translating to MTEKLLNHRAEGPASAPPLLLGPSLGTSVKLWDKVAPELSITHRVIRWDLPGHGDSPAGLISPGATVADLAGLVLALADSLGVGRFAYAGVSLGGAVGLHLAAHHPERVSSLAVICSSAHFSGAKPWRERAELVRREGLAGLAGSAESRWFTPGFTVPELVEDHRGADPEAYAACCDALAAFDIRADLAAISAPTLLVAGRQDPATPPAHLREIADAVPGSSLTELPGASHLAPAERPEAVLAALRGHFDGFAQRGMDVRRQVLGDPHVDRAQSRQTPFTARFQDFISRYAWGEIWTDPTLSRRERSMITLTALVAHGHYDELAMHVRAARRNGLSPQEIGAVLLQSAVYCGVPAANSAFAAAQRVLAEEDAGQD from the coding sequence TTGACCGAGAAGCTACTCAACCACCGCGCGGAGGGACCGGCTTCCGCTCCCCCACTGCTGCTCGGCCCCTCCCTCGGCACCTCCGTCAAGCTGTGGGACAAGGTGGCGCCCGAACTGTCGATCACCCACCGGGTGATCCGCTGGGACCTGCCGGGACACGGCGACTCCCCCGCCGGCCTGATCTCCCCCGGTGCGACCGTCGCCGACCTGGCCGGACTGGTGCTGGCCCTGGCGGACTCGCTGGGCGTCGGGCGGTTCGCGTACGCGGGGGTCTCCCTCGGCGGCGCGGTCGGACTGCACCTGGCCGCGCACCACCCGGAGCGGGTCTCCTCCCTCGCCGTGATCTGCTCCTCCGCCCACTTCAGCGGCGCCAAGCCGTGGCGGGAGCGCGCGGAGCTGGTGCGCCGGGAGGGGCTGGCCGGGCTCGCGGGGTCGGCCGAATCCCGTTGGTTCACACCGGGGTTCACCGTCCCGGAACTGGTCGAGGACCACCGCGGCGCCGACCCCGAGGCGTACGCCGCCTGCTGCGACGCGCTCGCCGCGTTCGACATCCGCGCGGACCTCGCCGCGATCTCCGCGCCCACCCTCCTCGTGGCCGGCCGCCAGGACCCGGCGACACCGCCCGCGCACCTGCGGGAGATCGCGGACGCGGTGCCGGGATCGTCGCTCACCGAGCTGCCCGGCGCCTCCCACCTGGCCCCCGCCGAGCGTCCGGAAGCCGTCCTGGCCGCGCTGCGCGGGCACTTCGACGGATTCGCGCAGCGCGGCATGGATGTGCGCCGCCAGGTCCTCGGCGATCCGCACGTGGACCGCGCACAGTCCCGGCAGACGCCCTTCACGGCCCGGTTCCAGGACTTCATCTCCCGCTACGCCTGGGGCGAGATCTGGACCGACCCCACGCTGTCCCGCCGTGAACGCAGCATGATCACGCTGACCGCGCTGGTGGCCCACGGCCACTACGACGAGCTGGCCATGCACGTCCGGGCGGCCCGCCGTAACGGCCTCAGCCCTCAGGAGATCGGCGCCGTACTCCTCCAGAGCGCCGTGTACTGCGGGGTTCCGGCGGCCAACTCGGCGTTCGCGGCGGCCCAGCGGGTGCTCGCGGAGGAGGACGCGGGGCAGGACTGA
- a CDS encoding AAA family ATPase translates to MTEGRSDGAASASLWERDAEISAITRAIDELRVGKASPGSVLVFSGEAGIGKTALLAEARRIAEERGCTAWYARGGETVTSVPFNVVRQLLQPALLGLLAEETREYPGDWYDIAGPALGLAEPGAGPADPQAVCYGLVAAVNRLARRTWPLVLFIDDVHWADQETLHWLSAVAERLTEMCVLVVVARRPGEATGESARHLARVAAKARPVTTLRSLTPEATAGLTRATVGRHADDPFCREVWAVTGGNPYEAVELLAKVQDSDLEPVEGSAAELRALNRTARGRGLVARLETLGADATRFAWAAAILHTGISVKIVARLASLNPMTAAECADLLTAARILTEPDPVNRRAEDGDLEFVHPLIATTVYKSIPPGIRTAFHGVAATVVTESGRGAAAASRHLVEVHADGDPELVEQLRAAAREHLAVGAPEAARRCLERALKEPPQQDVRVRVLYELGCATLLTAPATTVAYLRSALAEPGLDSAERVDAVFRLSQALLHNDQLEEAVRTVDAEAARLEPGPARMRLRAAHYMWEVIHADVELSPTHPEELAALAETCTGRDNSERALLILRGFDAVVRGENAGEGVEFCDRALVNGRLAPGLGWTDSEWGIELLLMLAIAYAYADRLDRAESLYTEALHTYESAGWSGGHLALAHAYVGHGHRLRGRLREAEESLRKSLAFAERVGRGLPLHWSSTCNLVDTLLARGHVQEAWKVAEEHGFAPPYPSTVVLPDPRSVRGRLLLAVGRTEDGINELEAAEKAAAARGHHNTVIAPWGGDLARALSTEDPRRAAELATSVRRRAERFGTDTAIGEALRVEAHLAVGKKAVDLRAKAVTYLAASPSAYEHAAARVEYGITIRSASELNRGLALADSCGADGLVRKAREALNRIV, encoded by the coding sequence ATGACGGAGGGACGGTCCGACGGGGCCGCCTCGGCTTCCCTGTGGGAGCGCGACGCGGAGATCTCCGCCATCACCCGGGCGATCGACGAACTCCGCGTCGGCAAGGCGTCACCCGGCAGTGTCCTGGTGTTCAGCGGCGAGGCGGGCATCGGCAAGACCGCACTGCTCGCCGAGGCCCGCCGGATCGCCGAGGAGCGAGGCTGCACGGCCTGGTACGCACGCGGCGGCGAGACCGTCACATCCGTCCCCTTCAACGTCGTACGGCAGTTGCTGCAACCCGCGCTGCTGGGCCTGTTGGCAGAGGAGACGCGCGAGTACCCGGGCGACTGGTACGACATCGCCGGACCCGCCCTGGGGCTCGCCGAGCCGGGCGCGGGCCCGGCCGACCCGCAGGCCGTGTGCTACGGACTGGTCGCCGCCGTGAACCGGCTCGCCCGGCGGACCTGGCCGCTCGTGCTGTTCATCGACGACGTCCACTGGGCCGACCAGGAGACCCTGCACTGGCTGTCCGCCGTCGCCGAGCGCCTGACGGAGATGTGCGTCCTGGTCGTGGTGGCCCGCCGCCCCGGCGAGGCCACCGGCGAGAGCGCCCGCCACCTCGCCCGGGTCGCCGCCAAGGCCCGCCCGGTCACCACGCTCAGGTCACTCACCCCCGAGGCCACCGCCGGGCTCACCCGCGCCACGGTGGGCCGGCACGCCGACGACCCGTTCTGCCGCGAGGTGTGGGCAGTGACCGGCGGCAACCCGTACGAGGCCGTCGAACTCCTCGCCAAGGTGCAGGACAGCGACCTGGAACCGGTCGAGGGCTCCGCGGCCGAATTACGCGCCCTGAACCGCACCGCGCGCGGCCGAGGTCTCGTCGCCCGCCTCGAAACGCTCGGTGCCGACGCCACCCGCTTCGCCTGGGCGGCGGCCATCCTGCACACCGGCATCTCCGTGAAGATCGTCGCCCGCCTCGCCTCCCTGAACCCAATGACCGCGGCGGAGTGCGCCGACCTGTTGACCGCGGCCCGTATCCTCACCGAACCCGATCCCGTCAACCGCCGGGCGGAGGACGGCGATCTGGAGTTCGTGCACCCGCTGATCGCCACCACCGTCTACAAGTCGATCCCGCCGGGCATCCGCACCGCGTTCCACGGCGTGGCCGCGACGGTCGTCACCGAGTCCGGACGTGGCGCCGCGGCGGCCTCCCGCCACCTCGTCGAGGTGCACGCGGACGGCGACCCCGAACTGGTCGAGCAGTTGCGTGCCGCGGCACGCGAGCACCTCGCCGTCGGCGCCCCGGAAGCCGCCCGCCGCTGTCTGGAGCGTGCCCTGAAGGAACCGCCGCAGCAGGACGTACGCGTCCGCGTGCTCTACGAGCTGGGCTGCGCCACCCTCCTCACCGCGCCCGCCACCACCGTCGCATACCTCCGCTCGGCCCTCGCCGAACCGGGCCTCGACAGCGCCGAGCGCGTGGACGCCGTCTTCCGCCTCTCCCAGGCGCTCCTCCACAACGACCAGCTGGAGGAGGCCGTCCGCACGGTCGACGCGGAGGCCGCCCGGCTGGAGCCGGGCCCGGCCCGCATGCGGCTCCGGGCCGCGCACTACATGTGGGAGGTGATCCACGCCGACGTGGAGCTCTCCCCGACCCATCCCGAGGAACTCGCCGCCCTCGCCGAGACCTGCACGGGGCGGGACAACTCCGAGCGCGCGCTGCTCATCCTGCGCGGCTTCGACGCGGTGGTGCGGGGCGAGAACGCCGGGGAGGGCGTCGAGTTCTGCGACCGAGCCCTCGTCAACGGCCGCCTGGCGCCGGGCCTCGGCTGGACCGACAGCGAGTGGGGCATCGAACTGCTGCTGATGCTGGCCATCGCCTACGCCTACGCGGACCGGCTGGACCGGGCGGAGAGCCTCTACACGGAGGCGCTGCACACCTACGAGTCCGCCGGGTGGAGCGGTGGCCACCTCGCCCTGGCCCACGCCTACGTCGGGCACGGACACCGGTTGCGGGGTCGCCTCAGGGAGGCGGAGGAATCCCTGCGCAAGTCGCTGGCCTTCGCCGAGCGGGTCGGCCGGGGACTGCCCCTGCACTGGTCGTCGACCTGCAACCTCGTCGACACGCTGCTCGCCCGAGGGCACGTCCAGGAGGCCTGGAAGGTCGCGGAGGAGCACGGCTTCGCGCCTCCGTACCCGTCCACCGTCGTGCTGCCCGACCCCCGTTCAGTGCGGGGCCGGCTGCTGCTCGCCGTAGGTCGCACCGAGGACGGGATCAACGAGTTGGAGGCAGCCGAGAAGGCGGCGGCAGCCCGGGGCCACCACAACACGGTCATCGCTCCCTGGGGCGGAGATCTCGCCCGGGCCCTCTCCACCGAGGACCCGCGCCGCGCCGCCGAACTCGCCACGAGCGTCCGCCGCCGTGCCGAACGCTTCGGCACGGACACCGCCATCGGCGAGGCCCTCCGAGTCGAGGCCCACCTCGCCGTCGGCAAGAAGGCCGTCGACCTGCGTGCCAAGGCCGTCACCTACCTGGCCGCCTCACCCTCCGCCTACGAGCACGCGGCGGCCCGCGTCGAGTACGGCATCACCATCCGCTCGGCCTCCGAACTCAACAGGGGTCTCGCCCTGGCCGACTCCTGCGGCGCGGACGGGCTGGTCCGCAAGGCACGGGAGGCACTGAACCGGATCGTGTAG
- a CDS encoding DUF2510 domain-containing protein: MTQVTPPGWYPDPGQTSDAPPTERWWDGKAWTDQIRPAGQAAGFGPPAYAPGAGPYPPGTGAYPGHPGYPAAAPRRGLRTGIAVAVAAAVLASIGVGVYALAGNGGDSGTTSRGPGGQDGQGGADGGPGGQSPAPDGSGQPPQTEEGYATDTVSGISIPVPDGWVTSPLRIGAQVTTEASYDCPADKSKTCTRGGAYSMPAELLELKATTAEAAAKEDIPKNAEDAYGAEGYGKITSHDELASKAVTVAGEKGYLVRWKVVTSKGDDGYVESLAFPSPADSSRLVVVRFGIDVSDEAPEQSVIDDITKGIKKASISGGGSGQDV, from the coding sequence ATGACGCAGGTGACTCCTCCCGGCTGGTACCCCGACCCCGGCCAGACAAGTGACGCGCCCCCCACCGAGCGCTGGTGGGACGGCAAGGCATGGACGGACCAGATCCGGCCCGCGGGCCAGGCCGCAGGGTTCGGTCCTCCGGCCTACGCGCCGGGGGCCGGACCGTATCCGCCGGGGACGGGGGCATATCCCGGGCACCCGGGGTACCCGGCCGCGGCTCCTCGACGCGGCCTGCGCACCGGGATAGCCGTCGCCGTGGCGGCGGCGGTCCTGGCCAGCATCGGGGTCGGCGTGTACGCCCTGGCCGGCAACGGCGGCGACAGCGGTACGACGTCCCGTGGCCCCGGTGGACAGGACGGCCAGGGCGGTGCCGACGGCGGCCCGGGTGGTCAGAGCCCTGCGCCCGACGGATCCGGGCAGCCGCCGCAGACCGAGGAGGGGTACGCCACCGACACGGTCAGCGGCATCAGCATCCCGGTGCCCGACGGCTGGGTCACCTCGCCCCTGCGGATCGGGGCGCAGGTGACCACGGAGGCGTCGTACGACTGCCCGGCCGACAAGTCGAAGACGTGCACGCGCGGTGGTGCCTACTCGATGCCCGCCGAGTTGCTGGAGCTGAAGGCCACCACAGCCGAGGCGGCGGCCAAGGAGGACATCCCCAAGAACGCCGAGGACGCCTACGGCGCCGAGGGCTACGGGAAGATCACCTCGCACGACGAACTGGCGTCCAAGGCCGTCACCGTGGCCGGTGAGAAGGGCTATCTGGTCCGCTGGAAGGTGGTCACGAGCAAGGGCGACGACGGCTACGTCGAGTCGCTCGCCTTCCCCTCCCCCGCCGACTCCTCACGGCTCGTCGTGGTCCGCTTCGGCATCGACGTCAGCGACGAGGCGCCCGAGCAGTCGGTGATCGACGACATCACCAAGGGGATCAAGAAGGCGTCGATCAGCGGCGGCGGCAGCGGCCAGGACGTGTGA
- a CDS encoding CaiB/BaiF CoA-transferase family protein, with protein sequence MTELPEARPLAGITVVSIEQAVAAPFATRQLADLGARVIKVERPGGGDFARRYDTTVHGESSYFVWLNRSKESLTLDLKADAGRAVLERLLAGADVFVQNLAPGAAVRMDLGAKALAERFPTLIPCSISGYGSSGPWADRKAYDLLVQCQTGLVSLTGNAHGSARVGVSVADIAAGMYACSGILTALFTRATTGAVHAVEVSLFEALAEWMGQPAYYTRFGGTQPPRVGTQHATIAPYGAYTAADGKDVLFSIQNEREWAALCERFLGLPGLVSDPRFATGSARVAHRTEVNAIVAERFGRLDSGEAMDLLDAAGIANAGVNDVEDFLAHPVLAERDRWRDVRIPGGAMVPALLPPADLDGVAPRMDPVPAAGEHTDGILAELGYSTADIEGLRADHSI encoded by the coding sequence ATGACCGAGCTCCCCGAAGCACGGCCGCTCGCCGGCATCACCGTCGTGAGTATCGAGCAGGCCGTCGCCGCTCCCTTCGCCACCCGGCAGCTCGCCGACCTCGGCGCCCGGGTGATCAAGGTGGAGCGCCCCGGAGGAGGAGACTTCGCCCGTCGTTACGACACCACCGTGCACGGTGAGTCCAGCTACTTCGTGTGGCTCAACCGGTCCAAGGAGTCCCTGACACTCGACCTGAAGGCGGACGCGGGACGGGCCGTCCTGGAACGGCTGCTCGCCGGCGCCGACGTGTTCGTGCAGAACCTGGCACCGGGCGCGGCAGTCCGGATGGACCTCGGCGCGAAGGCCCTCGCCGAGCGGTTCCCCACCCTCATCCCGTGCTCGATCTCCGGCTACGGCTCCAGCGGCCCCTGGGCCGACCGCAAGGCGTACGACCTGCTGGTGCAGTGCCAGACCGGCCTGGTCTCCCTCACCGGCAACGCACACGGCTCCGCCCGCGTGGGCGTGTCCGTCGCCGACATCGCCGCCGGCATGTACGCCTGCTCCGGCATCCTCACCGCCCTGTTCACCCGGGCCACCACCGGTGCCGTACACGCTGTGGAGGTCTCGCTGTTCGAGGCGCTGGCGGAGTGGATGGGCCAGCCCGCGTACTACACCCGGTTCGGCGGCACCCAGCCCCCACGCGTCGGCACTCAGCACGCCACGATCGCCCCGTACGGCGCCTACACCGCGGCCGACGGCAAGGACGTGCTGTTCTCCATCCAGAACGAACGCGAATGGGCCGCCCTGTGCGAACGGTTCCTCGGGCTGCCGGGGCTCGTCTCGGATCCCCGGTTCGCCACCGGGTCCGCCCGCGTCGCCCACCGTACGGAGGTGAACGCGATCGTGGCCGAGCGGTTCGGCCGACTGGACAGCGGGGAGGCGATGGACCTGCTGGACGCGGCGGGCATCGCCAACGCTGGCGTCAACGACGTCGAGGACTTCCTCGCCCACCCCGTACTCGCCGAACGCGACCGCTGGCGGGACGTACGGATCCCCGGCGGAGCCATGGTGCCCGCGCTGCTGCCCCCCGCGGATCTGGACGGAGTCGCGCCGCGCATGGACCCCGTCCCCGCGGCCGGCGAGCACACCGACGGCATCCTGGCCGAACTGGGCTACAGCACGGCCGACATCGAAGGCCTCAGGGCCGACCATTCCATCTGA
- a CDS encoding PRC-barrel domain-containing protein, giving the protein MTAYIRASEIAKKPVVTLSGEDLGQIKDLVFDPGTGSIRCFTLAGRGLLAGKLHRALLWEKVHSLGPDAVMVRDESALEDDDAAARSDAKESGGGDVLGVTVTTRGGTRLGTVTDAVVETGRSPVVAGYEIETAERRHVLLPVTGPVTVSGERVLVPDATAQHSAGDLGGFGAAAEHLRDHLQDDPQED; this is encoded by the coding sequence GTGACCGCTTACATACGAGCAAGTGAGATCGCCAAGAAGCCGGTGGTCACCCTGTCGGGGGAGGACCTCGGGCAGATCAAGGACCTCGTCTTCGATCCCGGGACGGGCAGCATCAGGTGCTTCACCCTCGCGGGCCGGGGCCTGCTGGCAGGAAAGCTCCACCGTGCCCTGCTGTGGGAGAAGGTCCATTCCCTGGGGCCGGACGCGGTCATGGTGCGCGACGAAAGCGCACTGGAGGACGACGACGCAGCCGCCCGGTCGGACGCCAAGGAGTCGGGCGGGGGCGACGTGCTGGGTGTCACGGTCACCACCCGCGGCGGCACACGGCTGGGGACTGTCACCGATGCCGTCGTCGAGACCGGCAGGTCACCGGTGGTGGCGGGCTACGAGATCGAAACCGCCGAGCGTCGCCACGTTCTGCTGCCCGTGACCGGGCCGGTCACCGTCTCCGGCGAACGTGTACTCGTTCCGGACGCCACCGCGCAGCACAGCGCCGGCGACCTGGGCGGGTTCGGTGCCGCCGCAGAACACCTGCGCGACCATCTCCAGGACGACCCGCAGGAGGACTGA
- a CDS encoding PRC-barrel domain-containing protein yields the protein MLFTKAQGRAVMDLTTAQTVGTVAACTVAPSPARIAGLRLKTPGRRHHTLDWNDVRSFGPDEVAVDEAGRIRDEKSIDPGDDTHATHDPIGKAVLTETGLDQGTVLDIEFDGNTGHIAHLLTDKEQIPGDALLGVGSYAVVVATPQ from the coding sequence ATGTTGTTCACCAAGGCCCAGGGCCGAGCCGTCATGGACCTCACCACAGCCCAGACCGTGGGAACGGTCGCCGCGTGCACCGTCGCGCCGTCGCCCGCGCGCATCGCCGGACTGCGTCTCAAGACCCCGGGCCGTCGGCACCACACGCTGGACTGGAACGACGTGCGGTCGTTCGGCCCCGACGAAGTCGCCGTCGACGAGGCCGGTCGCATCCGGGACGAGAAGTCCATCGATCCCGGCGACGACACCCACGCGACGCACGACCCCATCGGGAAAGCGGTACTCACCGAGACAGGACTCGACCAGGGCACCGTGCTCGACATCGAATTCGACGGGAACACGGGACACATCGCCCACCTGCTCACCGACAAGGAGCAGATTCCCGGTGACGCTCTCCTCGGAGTGGGCAGCTACGCGGTCGTGGTCGCCACCCCGCAATGA
- a CDS encoding site-2 protease family protein: protein MAAVRATFSLGRVAGIRVGVHWSVLVIFGVILVGLAEGGFREAHPDRPVWQYWAASAVTAAVFLLSLLAHELSHALVARRNGVSVDGITLWLLGGLARLRNEAATPGAELRIAGVGPLVSLVLGGLFAVAAGLLAGLSDAGLAVGALAWLAAINILLAIFNALPAAPLDGGRLLRAIVWWKTGSPLRATAVATAAGRVLGWLLVGIGVYLVLFGAVFSGIWLVIIGWFVIAMATAEGGQARLRELLGGIPVSDAMTPDPVTVPAASTVREFLADPRLRYRHSAFPVVDDGDTAVGLVTLKDADAVTEPERASRTVADVMVPVDELPTPRPDDPLARLVPELQAGSVHRALVLEGGRLAGIVTSSDISRVTSWLMSSSAWRRRAM, encoded by the coding sequence GTGGCTGCTGTGCGGGCGACGTTCTCACTGGGCCGCGTGGCCGGTATCCGGGTGGGCGTGCACTGGAGTGTTCTGGTCATCTTCGGCGTGATCCTGGTGGGGCTGGCAGAGGGCGGCTTCCGGGAAGCCCATCCGGATCGACCGGTGTGGCAGTACTGGGCTGCCTCAGCGGTGACCGCGGCGGTCTTCCTGCTGTCGCTGCTGGCTCATGAGCTCAGTCATGCGCTGGTGGCCCGCCGCAACGGTGTGTCCGTCGACGGCATCACCCTGTGGCTGCTCGGCGGACTCGCCCGGCTCCGGAACGAGGCAGCCACCCCCGGGGCGGAACTGCGCATTGCCGGCGTGGGACCGCTGGTCAGCCTGGTGCTCGGGGGGCTGTTCGCTGTGGCGGCCGGGCTTCTGGCCGGGTTGTCCGACGCGGGTCTCGCAGTGGGGGCGCTGGCCTGGCTGGCGGCGATCAACATCCTGCTGGCTATCTTCAACGCCCTGCCCGCCGCGCCGCTGGACGGTGGCCGGCTGCTGCGGGCGATCGTGTGGTGGAAGACCGGCAGCCCGCTGCGCGCCACCGCCGTGGCCACGGCCGCGGGACGGGTGCTCGGATGGCTGCTGGTCGGCATCGGGGTGTATCTCGTCCTCTTCGGAGCCGTTTTCAGCGGCATCTGGCTGGTGATCATCGGCTGGTTCGTCATCGCCATGGCCACGGCGGAAGGCGGGCAGGCACGGCTCCGCGAACTGCTGGGCGGAATCCCGGTGAGCGACGCTATGACGCCGGACCCGGTGACCGTCCCGGCCGCCAGCACCGTCAGAGAGTTCCTCGCCGACCCGCGTCTGCGCTACCGTCACTCGGCCTTCCCCGTGGTCGACGACGGGGACACCGCGGTCGGTCTGGTCACCCTGAAGGACGCCGACGCGGTCACGGAGCCGGAGCGTGCCTCCCGTACCGTCGCGGACGTGATGGTGCCGGTCGACGAGCTGCCGACCCCCCGCCCCGACGATCCGCTGGCGCGGCTCGTGCCCGAGTTGCAGGCAGGCTCCGTCCACCGCGCCCTCGTACTGGAGGGAGGCCGCCTGGCCGGCATCGTCACCTCCTCGGACATCAGCCGGGTGACCTCCTGGCTGATGTCCTCGTCCGCCTGGCGGCGCCGGGCCATGTGA
- a CDS encoding PPC domain-containing DNA-binding protein translates to MRWQRLDDVRGATHVVVLEPGEEPVQALTDFARTHDIRAAQITAVGAFEGAVVGWFDRETHDYRPIPVGEQCEVLSLVGDIADGDDGPTPHLHAVLGMSDGRTRGGHLLHGQVWPTLEVIVRSVRPPLAKVYHPDLGLALIEPEHRSTAP, encoded by the coding sequence ATGAGATGGCAACGACTCGACGACGTCCGGGGTGCCACGCACGTTGTCGTGCTCGAACCGGGCGAGGAACCCGTACAGGCGTTGACGGACTTCGCCCGGACCCACGACATCCGCGCGGCACAGATCACCGCTGTGGGGGCGTTCGAGGGCGCCGTGGTGGGGTGGTTCGACCGGGAGACGCACGACTACCGGCCCATCCCCGTGGGCGAGCAGTGCGAGGTGCTGTCCCTGGTGGGCGACATCGCCGACGGTGACGACGGGCCGACGCCGCACCTGCATGCCGTCCTCGGCATGTCTGACGGTCGGACTCGGGGCGGCCACCTCCTGCATGGCCAGGTTTGGCCCACCCTGGAGGTGATCGTGCGCAGCGTCCGGCCTCCGCTCGCCAAGGTCTACCACCCGGATCTCGGGCTCGCCCTGATAGAACCCGAGCACCGGAGCACTGCGCCCTGA